In Epinephelus fuscoguttatus linkage group LG6, E.fuscoguttatus.final_Chr_v1, the DNA window TTTATGCTCCCAAAAATACCACAATGTAACTGTGTTCAGTGTCTTTCAGTGGTACCCTGAGGTGTAACATTTTTGTGATGGGGTGCCCATTGTCCTTATTGGGTGTAAAGCAGACCTAAAAAAGTCCTGATCAAATCACATATACTCAGGTATCAAGCTACACAAACTCCTCTGGGATCAACTATTAGTGTCACTGGATAGAGCTACATGAAAagtcacacatttttttttcacaattaatTTGTGGGATTAAAACCCTATTCTAAGCTGGAGTAGAGGATGAAAAGGAAATGCTGTGCTGTACTTAGAGTGCTCGGCCACATACAGGGAAAATGAGGACAACTTATTCACAGAAGCAACGAAACCAGCGCTTAAGGAAACAAgagtggtggaaaaaataacagagaGAAGAGTGTGAGTGCTTTGTTGTGCTGCTGCAGGCTCATGACTACTGATTGACAGTACACTCAAACTGCATGTCCGGACACCTTTCCTGTGTGGTTTTCCTTTTGATATCAGAGTTTAAAATACATTCAATATGATACATTCATTGTGTTTACTTGGGTGTTTTTCCTGGTGTTTCTTTTATACATGCAAATAGTCAAAAACTTAATTAACACAAAATTCCCAAAATATCTCATATGTGTTTTATTCTCAaacaggcaacaacaacaacaacaaaaaatcctgGTGACTGTAACCAGGTTAAAACACCACACGTAAGCAAAACTTACAATAGCGCATTTACTATAAAATCACTTTAAAGCTGTGCATTGACACAAGCAGTGGAAACTCTCTATATACAGTAACATACActgggttaaataaataaaccacaaCAATGAACCGAAGAAACATGCCTTTCatttgcatgcatgtgtttcTAAACGAGCTGCATGTGGAAATTCCTATCAGAAGTGTCCCAGTGTGTGCATCTGACATGAATAAACCTGCCTTCATTTAATTCCTTGTGAAAAGCCTTACAGAAACACCATCAACAGTGCTTTGGAGAAGCAAAACCACCATTTAACTAGTCTGTAAGTTACTGACCCCTGATGACTCCTTGTTCTCTGCTACGTGTCACAGAGATATTATCATCTGGTCTGGACAATTTGAGTGCAAATTTTGGGGGTAATGTCTACAGAAACTTTACCATGACTCAGTATAAACCATGTGTAGGGGGTGGGTGTTACAGATATTGCAACAATAACCACAGCATTACCTTGATATAATTACAGCATGTTACAATTATGGGATATGATATACTATGAAAATGTTGTCACGACACCATCACATGAGAGAATGATAAACAAGGATTGTCGTACAGCTATAAATATGTGCACATTTTTGTACCAACGTTACAGCaaagatgaaaaagaagaaaatgatcAAACTTAAGTAAAACTATTCAGTAATGTGCCGCAGGACAAAAAGAACAGCCTATTTTCCACACTTAAACAATCTGTAACCTAAACAATGTGTGAGCATGCTCAAACTTGTAAACTATGAAAAGTACAAAACATTTCCAATACTCACATGCGTTGTAATAATACATTCAACAATACTTCTTCAAAGCAAGTAACCATTTTCTACAGATTACAAAAGCGACAAGAAATCAAGCAGTTGAGATCGATTTTACAGAACCCTTgctataaaaatatgtgcacAGCGACAACGCAATTTGGTTAATAACACTCCCTGACTAGCATTTATATCTTTTTAAGAAGTGTTCTTTTGCCTCGGATTGCACACAAATACTGTTGgactaaaatgtttgttttgtgaagtacccttaaagtgttttgtttaaaacttCATTTTCCTATGAAAATAGATTCCTCATTAAAAATGAGGATTCTGCAAATAGTAAAATGGAAATTGTTCAGAAGACTGAAAAACCTAGGTGTGGGAAAGGGAAAGGAGCAAACATTTGACACAAACTAGAATAACTGGTAACTAGGGGAAAATAAAAAGCTCCTGAAATCAACCATTCAGTCCAATAAACGTgtgtatacaaaaaaaaaagcactaagACCTTATAAATGTTTCAAAAGGATGCAACTTGTTCcataattttggttttaaagCATGCATACAATGAGTCTAatacagctgtcatttcagtCAGACAATTTGTACAGTGAATATGAACATCCGTGTTGGTAATAACGGCTTGGTAGTGCTCCCTATAAAAGCCTAATTTACAGCCAGGCAAACATGAGAGCAGGGACGCTATAAGAGGCCAAGTGTGTGcaatttagggggatatagtggcagaaatggtatatattcataactatgttgtcattagtgtataatcacctgaagatATGAatcattgtatttttgttacctttgaatgAACCATTTATAAACATCAGTAACAGAGGAAATCTTACACACTAGCCACAGATGGATGCTGTTGTGGTGGTCAGTTATACAGTATGCCTCCATCAGCAGCACTGAATAAAATTGTGACAGCTCAAATCTACCGGTAACAACACATGGaagcacagacggagcagcaccATTATCTGTCTACCTGAGCTAAAGACAGGCTTCACCACAGAGTTGTTTCACATGAATCTAACAAGAAGTTCTGGTTTGGTTGAGCCATATTTAAACAAGGAAATGCACCTTTAACTtagtcattgttttggtttcacgTGGAGCTTCCTCAGGGCAACAATATAACCCAGATTTTCCTTGTGCTGGTGAAAGCAGGTCCTCTTCTACACCACACAACAACATCTTTTCATCACTACAGTAAATCTGTACAGTGATTTCTCGCTGGCTATTTAGCTTTATAAATGGGTATCACTCCAATTCCTATGATAGTACACTTAAGTGCAGGTGTCCTGAAGTGGCTATATCCCTTATGcatgatgttagacagtgatTTGATATGTCATAATTCAAGCCACTGAAATAAGTGCCTGAGAGCAAAACATTTACCTATAAGTTAAaggtaaaattacatttttttcttatatATAACAGGTAGAAATTTGTGAACATGTACTATCCAAATGTGGACTGAGTCAAACCTACAGCAACTCGACAGATTAAGCGTGTAATTCCATAAGAAGCATCTGAGCACAGTtcattaacataaaaaataaagctttCATAAGAGATTTCACAATAAAGGCACTGTTGAATGTCCGCTACTGTTGTGTGCCAACTGACTACGATCAAGGGAAATGGATGGCGGCCTTCAGGTCGTCATTCTCAGCCCTGTGGTCCAGCTGGTTCTGGAGCTGAATGACCTGCTCCAGCTCTCGGATCTGCCGGTCTGTTTTGTGACTCACCAGCGTGCGGTAAAAGTGGACGGCGAACATGATAAAAACGAGTCCAAACGGCACCATGATGCAGGTGGAAGCGATGGCTGCGGCCTCGCCGGAACTTATAGTACCATTGTTCTCGTCGGTGTTGCTTTTGAGGGGTAAGAACTTCACCCAGCACAAGAGCATCACCTCCGTCAGGAAGAGGAGTGTGCCGATAACTGTGGAGAAAGCCCAGGCCAGCTCTATATGGCGGTGCATGCGCTCGTGAGGAGACTCGTTGACGGAGTTGAGGTTGTGAACATTGCTGACAGCCTCGAGGTTAGGGAGGATGCAGGTGCTGATCATTAGGGCAAAGAGGTGTACTGCAACCAGAACTGTGGTGCAGGCGCTGAAGGCTATCAGCAGCCCTGGAGGATATTTATGATCCCGCTCCAGCTGTACCTCCACCATGGCAACCTGgggaaaacacaggaaaaatgTCTCTTCTGTACTTGATAACTGAATATGACCATATTTAACATATGACTATGCACCTACCCAGTCAATaccattttaactttttaactcAGACTGTAAGTAagtaacacaaaaacaaaaaggttagTGTATGAGCTCCCATTCAGAGGCTTATgcaggaatatggttattagagtgagttaggttaatCTATATTTTTTACCAACAGATAAATGCAActataaagtaaaaagacagtatcAGGTTCAGTGGTAGCTTTAAAGATTTGTAATATCAGGTATGTGGAGTTACACACAGAGGAACTTCACTTATTTTGACATAGAAATtaggaaaaatgtgtgtggcaATCAAAGGTAGAATttaactaagtatatttactcaagtttAGTACTTAAGTACGAATCagactttacttgagtatttccattttaattaACTTTACACTCCTACTCAACTACATCTCAGGGGTCAATGTGTACTTCTCACTCCAAtatatttatctgacagctttggttacttttcagattacagtTTCAGATCCCCTTCCTGTCccatgtatctccagatgtgttgattATGAATGTTTGTGATTAAGTGAAGGATAAAGTGCTCCTTTATttgttgagaaaattctcctcCTTCTTAAGCTAAATAAACAACTTAAAACCTGCAGGATCAGCTGAAAAAAtgcatcgtcacaaagctgaaaacagggctgtttttctgacactgtgaAAACTTGACTTTTTAGCAATAggtggttctcacaggacagcaaCCATACAAACATAAACTATATTACAGAATATGTTGCATTGCTGtggattaaactacccaacactATAAAGGAGTTAAAAGGAGCAACTTAACCATCTACAGctgtaaaatgcaacatacaaattaatgcagcagtaatattaaAACAGTACATATAACAGTAAAACTCTGACAGGGgtcattttactgcacaattttacttttacttttgatacttgcTGCATTCTGCTTATAACAATTGCATGTCTGTACTTGAGTAAGATTTtaagtgcaggacttttacatGTAGTTGAGAATTTTTTTAGAGAGTTGGCGCTTTTACTGATGTAAAGGATCTAAATACTTCTTCCAACACTGGTAGCAAACAAGACCTCACagattcaaatttaagactatttaatatgtttaaaggcctaatgattaaaaaaaactaataataataataataataataataatacatttcaaGACTTTTTAGGACCTGCAGCCACCTTGTTAAATTTATAAAATTGGTGCTAATTTGcaaatgaaaaatagaaacggacatatattattattattattattattattattattattattttcatttatacaattcaaactgatgtaaggaaatgagaaaaaaatgtaaatgtgacattgattttgtacttgaaaatgactggcaaaaatgcatttttctcagcttttttgtctgaaatgttgtttttttgcttgttattttaaatgaaaatgcacaaattcaagtgTTGATAAGAAAGAAATGGAATAAGATAGAACTAAATTGAGTTTTTTTGGGTTTAAAAACGCAAAGTCTTCTCTTTAGTTTCAtgtatttactgtttacatattcatatgaTAAATTATTTAGTGGATCTTGAAAGATGAgtgaatatgatccaaaatgcTAGCAGTGGCTGacaacttaaaaataatactctggCAGGGAAGATGTTAAGACCCCACAAATCCAAGACTATTTAACAACTTTTAAGGcctgatatttattttaaaaagttaaattcaATACATTGTTTAGACTTTTTAAGGGCCTGCAGACACCTTGTTAAATATGTAATTTGTGCTGATTTGCAcgtttaaaaatagaaaaaaatgcatgtattattataattattatttatttatctatttatcttAAGAACTGTGTTGATGCTTCTGCAGTGCTGCTGTGCGGTCTACTTGTTATGGCGGAAGTTTAACCCAGGCTTGAGGGTGTGAGGACAAGCCCTCTGAAGTTCACATactgtttgtttctcttgaTCCGTTATCGTCGCTCAATGCCTAGAGATGCATCATGCAAAGGCGCACATGGTTAACCGGACGAGTTTAATTTAGACACTGTGACTTTTCACGCAGTTTATTACACCGTCCTtacaggaaacaaacactgCTTAGTGGTAAATATTGACGCGGGGAAGCCGTCATTAGGCCTGTGAAGTGTCCATCTCGCCACAGCCCGTGAAAACAATCATCTGCGTCACATAGATATATGCGGTTCATACCCACGGCCTAAATTGAGTTTGCATTCATGCGGTAACACACTGTGTAACATGAACCAGTGAAGTGAACTTACCATCGCGAATCCGGACAGCAGGGCTGAAGTGCGGCTGGTGGCTTTTAACTTGGCTCGACTCAAGTACAGTTTTCTCCATGACAGAGCCTGTAACGAGTGCTCGTTCAAACTCATTACGAAAGTTGCTCCAAGTTAGTGTAGCGGCGACTTTTACAAATATGGAGATACAAGCCGGATTGATTTACAGGAAGGCAGTCGATGGAGTAAACAGATGAAAAGCACAGGCACTGAGTTTGGTTCCGAGGAGGTTAAACATCTAATAAACAGCAGATACAGAGAGCTACCAGACTGTGTCAAAACTTTGCTGCAACAGCTGACCGACTGTCAGAGTCTATCAGGAAACACAAGATACCCACAATCCAATGCTCTCCAGGCGCTGCAGCAGTCTGCCTCCTTGCGCCAGTAATCCGTCATGAAGCTGAGTGCTCTTTGCCTTTATGAATATGTCATATCTCCAACACACACCCAAACTGTACTAGCCACACATGTCCATCTCTTAGTGGCTCCTTACTGCTGCCCACActgacctctgtgtgtgtgtggagatgaaTGGGTTCACTGTCAGGATCAAGCTGGTAAAAATTCTGTCAAACTGAAAGTCTGAGCAATTAGGCCAAAATATAGCCCACAAAAATTTTACTTAAGTCTGGTCATGCATTTTGCTTTAAACTGCCATTAAAGTTTTGTATAAACACCACCAAGGAGGAAAAATACTGAACAATTATTTACACCACAATAGTGAcatgagttattttttttattcctgtatCCCCTTTACAACCATAAAGTGATATTAAGCAGTCATTCATGAACTGTTTCTATACTACAGTAGACTGACAGATTTATTAgccaataataattaaaatagacttgtaaacatacaataaaattaaacacaTAATAAAGCTAAAAGCTAATTTCAGTTGTGGAGCTACTGGAGCACAGGAGAAAGTTTGAGTAATCTCAACTATCACTTGAAGGATCAGAAGCTTCTCCCTCTGTGAGTGCACACGTCTAAACACTTCTACTGGAAACCACTGTAGAGTGAGTAAACAGGGCATGCCACAgtcctgctgctgcagtaaatactgtgacatcatacagTCTAGCAGTCCTCCACCACCTGAGGGCAGACAAGCACAAAACATCtcagacagagagagtcagagatggagttgctttttaaaaatagagtACAATGAGGAAACAGTCTAAAAACAgattgtgttttatgtgtgcttCCCGTTACCGTAGTGGAAACTCTCCTCACTGCATATTCATAAATACATAGAAGAAGTACCTTTTTGTAGGAGAGGAACCAGGGGAGGCCTCTCGCGAAAACAGACGTACTGTTTGGTCCATCATACAGCAACACCATTTCTTATAGTCTGAAGTACAAATTTTTACTAGTTAATTTATAAATAATGCACCTGGGTGGTGCTGGTGAAAAAGCATGCATTCACTTCCACAGAGACCAGACAGATACCTAGCTGTGGGGCTTTTGGCTTAGACAAGTTCAGTGAGGTGCTTGAAAGCCCTCAGTCAATGACAGTACATTGCATGTACTGTGGTATCACATCCTGCAGATGATGCAGCTGTTGGTGTTGCTCTCTGAAGTGCACTCTGATCTTAGTGTGCAGTGTGAACTGTTCCTGTtcagtaaacatggaggaaaTGGACTTTAAAACTTAGAAATCATGCTATTATATGTGGAGGTACTCAAAAGATTTTGGTCCATGGCTCAGCAGCCATATATGATAGAGATATTACTCAAGATGCAAAAATCCAGTTACATGTTTTAAAAGCCCTATgtcactctcgcctcacagcaagagggttgccggttcgatcccgggcgtgggagcccttctgtgcggagtttgcatgttctccccgtgtcagcgtgggttctctccgggcactccggcttcctcccacagtccaaagacatgcagattggggactaggttaattagtgactctaaattgtccataggtgtgaatgtctctatgtgtcagccctgcgatagtctggtgacctgtccagggtgtaccctgcctctcgctccagcccccccccccccccccccgcgaccctcaagaggatgaagcggttagaagatgaatgaatgaatgaatgtttcacAGTTCAGGCTGCTCACACAAACTGCCTGTCACAGACTAATTCTTGATACTACCACTAGATGACGCCAAAGTaaggcattttaacatgtaaaACGTGTCATGTGACATTACATATAAACAAAGTGGCTTTCATGATTCATTACtatatcatcattattatatcATACAGTCCTGAGTAAGCCAGTGACACATGTGTTGTTGTCTTGGCTCTGTGTGCAAGTACACTGGatctaaaacaaaatgaggCATCACTTTCAGGTTACAGTGCTGTCTCTAAACtttaatttattatatttataccAATCTCAGATCAACAGTGTTTGGTAATTGTAAACATTTAATATATAAATAGGTCTAGTCCCTAAATTTCAGGTGCACAAAATGTAATTGGCAAATGAACAAAATTAtgtcaatgtcaatgtcaatgtcagctttatttatatagcacctttaaaacaGCCAACGGCcaaacaaagtgctttacagttaTCACACATCATACATGGCAGCTATCTTATACAAATAACATGAGGTCCGTGACTCACCACCAGACACAGGAAATAATAGTGATACCTGTATTTAAGCTCTGGCTCATTCGCATCAGTCGGGGTACAACACCTGCACAGGTGACTAAACATTGCACTGTTTGGCCATGAGGCTACAGCATGTATTGACTTTCAATGGTTATTACTATCACTAAACCTAAATCACATGGTCCAGTGTTAAGTAAACTGATTCAATGTGTAGATTTAACCTGTACTCACCCCCTCTCTGACTCACACATACCACTAAAACCAGAAAAAGCGAAGACGGACGTGTGTAGGAGGGAACCATCTTGCGCTGCCTGTTGCTCTTCACTTCCTCTTGCACCGATGTTGCTATCAGGTCGCATCGTTGCAACGTATACGAAGGTACTAGCCTcgccaatatttttttttatttctttacctTTTACCGTATTTTACTGTTTAAAGTATTACTTATTATTTAAAACACGTGTATA includes these proteins:
- the LOC125890303 gene encoding calcium release-activated calcium channel protein 1-like translates to MSLNEHSLQALSWRKLYLSRAKLKATSRTSALLSGFAMVAMVEVQLERDHKYPPGLLIAFSACTTVLVAVHLFALMISTCILPNLEAVSNVHNLNSVNESPHERMHRHIELAWAFSTVIGTLLFLTEVMLLCWVKFLPLKSNTDENNGTISSGEAAAIASTCIMVPFGLVFIMFAVHFYRTLVSHKTDRQIRELEQVIQLQNQLDHRAENDDLKAAIHFP